One segment of Streptosporangium brasiliense DNA contains the following:
- a CDS encoding M14 family zinc carboxypeptidase, producing MRVSIVDQMHAELDDLAAAHPDLVRLRRIGTSRLGEPLRVATIGAGPHDAVIIGGPHPNEPIGALTVSALLRQLVEDAALREDFGFRWHLIPCVDPDGARLNEGWYTRPSDRRAYAEHFYRPAEVDQVEWTFPLTGEDYFFDRTLPETEALMRLMDEVKPAFVYSLHNGELQGAFYYLSKHDPALAARLAAIATAEGLPLHMGPPEVPSAVPIGPAAYMTPRGAQIAATYGIGGASVDYADRFGALHLVTELPYWADSRVADQTPTDQQYGDVIQDGLAAQRALIAELARSATGRPRTSCG from the coding sequence GTGCGGGTGTCGATCGTGGACCAGATGCACGCCGAGCTCGACGACCTCGCCGCCGCCCACCCCGACCTGGTACGGCTGCGCCGCATCGGCACCTCACGTCTGGGCGAGCCGCTGCGCGTGGCGACCATCGGCGCGGGCCCCCATGACGCCGTGATCATCGGCGGCCCCCATCCCAACGAGCCCATCGGCGCGCTCACCGTCAGCGCGCTGCTGCGGCAGCTCGTCGAGGACGCCGCGCTGCGCGAGGACTTCGGCTTCCGCTGGCACCTCATCCCGTGCGTCGATCCCGACGGCGCCCGGCTCAACGAGGGCTGGTACACCCGGCCGAGCGACCGCCGCGCCTACGCCGAGCACTTCTACCGCCCCGCCGAAGTCGACCAGGTCGAATGGACCTTCCCGCTGACCGGCGAGGACTACTTCTTCGACCGCACCCTGCCGGAGACCGAGGCGCTGATGCGGCTGATGGACGAGGTCAAGCCCGCCTTCGTCTACTCCCTGCACAACGGCGAGCTCCAGGGCGCGTTCTACTACCTCAGCAAGCACGACCCCGCGCTCGCCGCCCGCCTGGCCGCCATCGCGACCGCCGAGGGCCTGCCCCTGCACATGGGGCCGCCGGAGGTGCCGAGCGCCGTGCCGATCGGCCCCGCCGCCTACATGACCCCGAGGGGCGCCCAGATCGCCGCCACCTACGGCATCGGCGGCGCCAGCGTCGACTACGCCGACCGCTTCGGCGCCCTGCACCTGGTCACCGAACTGCCCTACTGGGCCGACTCCCGCGTCGCCGACCAGACCCCCACCGACCAGCAGTACGGCGACGTGATCCAGGACGGCCTCGCCGCGCAACGCGCCCTGATCGCCGAACTGGCGCGGTCGGCAACCGGCAGACCGCGCACCTCATGCGGCTGA
- a CDS encoding multicopper oxidase family protein: MPELVRRRFLQIGAIAGASMLAPTRFAETSFARSLPGRTVDPTAIRKYVTPLVIPPAMPPSKTKRKLDYYEIAVRQFRQQILPPGLPATTVWSYGSVDQPKSFNYPAFTIEARYRRPIRVKWINDLVDQHGCFLPHLLPIDQTLHWANPPGGKQHRDSNSTDQTPYRGPVPLVTHVHGNHTFDYSDGYAEAWYLPDASNIPKGYAREGSFFKFFKEKSPLGHDWDTGEVVFEYGNDQPANTQWYHDHTLGMTRANVYAGPAGFYLLRGGPNDLPQGYLPGPAPQVGDRPGKRYYEIPLAVQDRSFNNDGSLFYPNSRAFFDGFTGPYAPDSDVPPIWNPEFFANTIVVNGKTWPALGVEPRRYRFRILNGCNSRFLIFKLVSDPLAPRPAPAVLPLWVIGAEGGFLPAPVSLDNLLMSPAERADVIVDFTGLPVGTEIYLINEGPDEPFNGQPGTFADPATTGQVMKFKVVPLTSRDTSTPPDRLKLPAAAPLGAETNRRQVSLNEQDSAVLPGVGPVITLLGTVQNGAAVPLRWDDKITENPALNSIEVWEMYNFTADAHPIHIHEVQFQVVDRQPIDGDPRPPEPWERGFKDTVIAYPGEITRVKAKFDLPGQYVWHCHIVEHEDNEMMRPYHIGPIPPSLP; the protein is encoded by the coding sequence ATGCCTGAGCTTGTACGGCGACGATTCCTGCAGATCGGCGCGATTGCCGGAGCCTCCATGCTGGCTCCGACCCGGTTCGCCGAAACATCCTTCGCGCGATCCCTGCCGGGACGAACGGTCGACCCGACCGCCATCAGAAAGTACGTTACACCGCTGGTGATCCCGCCGGCGATGCCGCCGTCCAAGACAAAACGCAAGCTCGACTACTACGAGATTGCCGTGCGCCAGTTCAGGCAGCAGATCCTGCCTCCGGGCCTACCGGCGACGACGGTGTGGAGCTACGGATCGGTCGACCAGCCGAAGTCGTTCAACTATCCGGCGTTCACCATAGAAGCTCGCTATCGGCGACCGATCCGAGTCAAATGGATCAACGATCTCGTCGACCAGCACGGCTGCTTCCTGCCGCACCTCCTGCCGATCGACCAGACCTTGCACTGGGCCAACCCCCCGGGCGGCAAGCAGCACCGCGACTCGAACAGCACCGATCAGACCCCCTACCGCGGACCGGTGCCGCTCGTCACCCACGTCCACGGCAACCACACCTTCGACTACAGCGATGGATACGCCGAGGCGTGGTACCTGCCGGACGCCTCCAACATCCCAAAGGGATACGCACGCGAGGGCTCTTTCTTCAAGTTCTTCAAGGAGAAGTCACCGCTGGGCCACGACTGGGACACCGGTGAGGTGGTCTTCGAATACGGCAACGACCAACCGGCCAACACGCAGTGGTACCACGACCACACTCTTGGCATGACCAGGGCCAACGTCTACGCCGGGCCGGCCGGCTTCTATCTGCTCCGCGGCGGCCCCAACGACCTGCCGCAAGGTTACTTGCCCGGCCCCGCGCCGCAGGTCGGCGACCGACCGGGCAAGCGCTACTACGAGATCCCGCTGGCCGTCCAGGACCGCTCGTTCAACAACGACGGTTCCCTGTTCTACCCCAACAGCCGGGCCTTTTTCGATGGGTTCACCGGCCCGTACGCGCCGGACAGCGACGTGCCGCCGATCTGGAACCCGGAGTTCTTCGCCAACACGATCGTCGTCAACGGGAAGACCTGGCCGGCACTCGGGGTGGAGCCACGACGGTACCGCTTCCGCATCCTCAACGGATGCAACAGCCGCTTCCTGATCTTCAAGCTGGTGTCCGACCCGCTGGCGCCGCGTCCCGCTCCAGCGGTGTTGCCTCTCTGGGTGATCGGCGCGGAAGGCGGCTTCCTGCCCGCACCGGTATCACTCGACAATCTGCTGATGTCGCCGGCCGAACGGGCTGACGTGATCGTGGATTTCACCGGCCTGCCCGTGGGCACGGAGATCTATCTGATCAACGAGGGGCCGGACGAGCCCTTCAACGGCCAGCCGGGGACCTTCGCCGATCCCGCCACCACCGGCCAGGTCATGAAGTTCAAGGTCGTGCCGCTCACCTCGCGTGACACCAGCACTCCACCGGATCGGTTGAAGCTGCCGGCGGCCGCCCCGCTCGGTGCGGAGACCAACCGCCGGCAGGTTTCCCTCAATGAGCAGGATTCGGCCGTCCTGCCGGGTGTGGGCCCGGTTATAACGCTGCTCGGCACAGTGCAGAACGGCGCGGCCGTCCCGTTGCGGTGGGACGACAAGATCACCGAGAATCCCGCACTGAACTCCATCGAAGTCTGGGAGATGTACAACTTCACGGCGGACGCGCATCCGATCCATATCCATGAAGTGCAGTTCCAGGTCGTCGACCGGCAGCCGATCGACGGTGATCCGCGACCGCCGGAGCCATGGGAGCGAGGCTTCAAGGACACCGTAATCGCCTACCCTGGAGAGATCACACGGGTGAAGGCGAAATTCGACCTGCCCGGCCAATACGTCTGGCACTGCCATATCGTCGAGCATGAGGACAACGAGATGATGCGCCCCTACCACATCGGGCCCATTCCTCCGTCTCTACCATAA
- a CDS encoding Hsp20/alpha crystallin family protein, with product MSTPMRREQRGLVPDLFDLLEIPFAALRPPMTQPIKFEDYVKEGRYVLRAELPGIDPEKDVEITLSNGVLTVRAERHDERKDQHRTEFRYGSFTRSVTLPVGVDDNDIRATYDKGILEVSVKLADAEQEGKRIPIESKPQPDT from the coding sequence ATGAGTACGCCGATGCGCCGGGAGCAGCGGGGCCTCGTCCCCGATCTGTTCGATTTGCTGGAGATTCCCTTCGCCGCCCTGCGGCCGCCCATGACCCAGCCCATCAAATTCGAGGACTATGTCAAGGAAGGCCGCTACGTACTACGCGCCGAACTGCCGGGAATCGACCCCGAAAAAGATGTCGAGATAACTCTGTCCAACGGCGTCCTGACCGTCCGCGCCGAGCGGCATGACGAACGCAAGGACCAGCACCGGACGGAGTTCCGCTACGGCTCCTTCACTCGTTCCGTCACGCTACCCGTCGGCGTGGACGACAACGACATCAGGGCGACCTACGACAAGGGCATCCTGGAGGTCAGCGTCAAACTCGCCGACGCCGAGCAGGAGGGGAAACGCATCCCGATCGAGTCCAAGCCGCAGCCGGATACCTGA